The following coding sequences are from one Granulicella sp. L56 window:
- a CDS encoding carboxypeptidase-like regulatory domain-containing protein, which produces MKSRWLTGMLTGLLCAGLTGIGFAQATNSGDISGIVSDSSGAALPDATVTVVNINTGVSKDLTTNQSGVYDTSSIVAGNYKITFSKPGFTQLVRSSITVVVGNTTVNAALSVGAVTESVVVNTDVPLLETESGAQSSTLSSEALTQLPQVGKGPDWSSFVILLAGSAGAPMGAQGTTGSGTSNGTTLAVNGNLPFSTVLADGATTTLPASANSDISVQETVQEVQIMTSNFSAQYGIGGTLYNQISKGGGDRFHGSAYEYFQNDALNADNYTFPGQTPTKSFLRFHNYGGSVGGPIIKKKLFFFFDYDKIIDNGGNPTVAYTIPTAAVMSGDFTGYPTLYDPATTTVIQQSGTHTYSDGTTATCPCISRTSFADEYHNGNKIPGSRIDPVASNLQTYFPGSNAAGVVQSNGLTVNNYTYTSGAGNPFTRYFGRVDYDVTSGNRLTISDTEGDNPGESFGAGICPINCRTGDVSRNNAQVTDVWTITSSMTNELRLGYTNQLNFFVPATLGKGYPGKLGWQFSKADNFPSINISGGYDNNAPNGNAIISSDINAVYKEHSYDPSDVVTLIRGKHILHFGGELLIYQNNSTAWGNTNAGTMNYTGQYTAQHVGSSSTGFSYADFLLGQTQQWSAKVTPEYGGRMKVPQLFVQDDYKVRSNLTINLGLRYQIQTGWREIRGNELSFDPTIQNPSTATLGAMWYGSTHANGRTTIQAPVYNTFLPRVGFSYQPDLNTTVRGGFGLYAYNWSNDTYNGNVMGGAFGSQGQVTDNTSGITPVVILSGTGTNLPYLSAPTTPDAFNGQGVNYVQYDQPVGGSYQWNLQLQRQLNNDTVASLAYVASYGHDLPFPVDINQVPEGRLSSSDQQFRPYPQFGSISATGTVPHEHASSNYNSLQAAIEKRFSHGLNFNFNYVWSHFLDDMDSSGWGSHGGNETWQNAFDTKANYGNSNFDIRNAFKGSALYQLPFGKGRQFLNNNSFLDEIIGGWQASGTLVLQSGQPFTAQMASGTNSYSLAGSNFEWYPNVIGNPKLSGRGVNQWFNEAAFAVPASGTFGNERRNQLTGPGFALVNLSLGKTFVIWEQVHLQIRADANNAFNHANFSEPNINLSVDPNGAITTGTSKITGLANPTRALQLSGRLTF; this is translated from the coding sequence ATGAAATCAAGATGGCTTACCGGAATGCTCACAGGTCTTCTGTGCGCGGGACTTACCGGGATTGGGTTTGCGCAGGCGACCAATTCAGGTGACATAAGCGGTATCGTAAGCGATTCATCCGGGGCTGCCTTGCCGGATGCCACTGTAACCGTGGTGAACATTAACACCGGCGTGTCGAAGGATCTGACGACAAACCAATCGGGCGTGTATGACACATCTTCGATCGTCGCTGGCAACTACAAGATCACTTTTTCGAAGCCAGGATTTACTCAACTGGTGCGGTCTTCCATTACGGTCGTCGTTGGAAACACGACGGTCAACGCGGCGTTGAGTGTCGGCGCCGTAACGGAATCGGTTGTCGTCAACACCGACGTTCCTCTTTTAGAGACAGAGAGCGGCGCGCAGTCCAGCACGCTGAGTTCAGAGGCGCTGACCCAGCTTCCCCAGGTAGGGAAGGGGCCGGACTGGTCGAGCTTCGTTATTCTGCTGGCAGGATCCGCGGGGGCACCCATGGGTGCGCAAGGAACGACGGGTTCGGGTACTTCAAATGGAACAACGCTCGCAGTGAATGGGAATTTGCCTTTCAGTACAGTCCTGGCGGACGGCGCGACGACAACGCTGCCCGCGAGCGCGAACTCTGATATCAGTGTTCAAGAGACGGTGCAAGAGGTCCAGATCATGACCTCGAACTTCTCCGCGCAGTATGGCATCGGCGGCACGCTTTACAACCAGATCAGCAAGGGCGGTGGGGACAGGTTTCACGGTTCGGCCTACGAGTATTTTCAGAACGATGCGCTCAATGCGGACAACTATACCTTTCCCGGACAGACCCCCACGAAGTCGTTCCTGCGGTTTCACAATTACGGCGGCTCCGTCGGCGGTCCCATTATCAAGAAGAAGCTCTTTTTCTTCTTCGATTACGACAAGATCATCGATAATGGGGGCAATCCCACCGTCGCTTATACAATTCCTACCGCTGCTGTGATGAGCGGCGATTTCACTGGATACCCTACCCTTTACGATCCCGCCACGACGACTGTGATTCAGCAGTCAGGTACGCACACTTATTCGGACGGTACGACAGCGACATGCCCCTGCATCAGCCGCACTTCTTTTGCGGATGAGTACCACAATGGCAACAAGATCCCTGGGAGCCGGATCGACCCGGTCGCTTCTAATCTTCAGACGTACTTTCCTGGTTCCAATGCGGCTGGAGTGGTGCAAAGTAACGGTCTCACGGTCAACAACTACACCTATACTTCTGGGGCTGGTAATCCGTTCACACGCTATTTCGGACGAGTGGACTATGACGTTACGTCCGGCAACAGGTTGACCATTTCCGATACTGAGGGCGACAATCCTGGCGAAAGCTTTGGCGCAGGTATCTGCCCTATCAACTGTCGAACCGGGGACGTTAGCAGGAATAACGCACAGGTTACCGACGTGTGGACGATTACATCGAGTATGACCAACGAACTCAGATTGGGTTATACCAATCAACTCAACTTCTTTGTGCCTGCGACCCTTGGTAAGGGATATCCAGGAAAGCTTGGATGGCAGTTTTCCAAGGCGGATAACTTCCCGAGCATTAATATTTCGGGAGGATATGACAATAATGCTCCCAATGGCAATGCGATCATCTCATCTGATATCAACGCAGTTTACAAAGAACATTCGTATGATCCATCCGATGTAGTTACCCTTATTCGGGGCAAGCACATTCTGCACTTCGGTGGCGAACTCCTGATCTATCAGAACAATTCCACCGCTTGGGGCAATACCAACGCTGGAACAATGAATTACACCGGTCAATATACGGCGCAACATGTAGGCAGCAGTTCCACGGGATTCAGCTATGCGGACTTCCTGCTTGGTCAAACACAGCAGTGGAGTGCGAAGGTAACGCCGGAATATGGTGGCAGAATGAAAGTCCCACAGTTGTTCGTTCAGGATGACTATAAGGTGCGTTCGAACCTGACCATTAATCTAGGCTTGCGCTATCAAATTCAGACCGGCTGGCGTGAGATCAGGGGGAATGAACTTTCCTTCGATCCGACGATCCAGAATCCGTCAACTGCTACTCTGGGCGCCATGTGGTATGGGTCAACTCATGCGAATGGCCGGACAACCATTCAGGCTCCTGTCTACAACACCTTCCTGCCTCGGGTTGGGTTTTCCTACCAGCCAGACCTCAACACAACGGTACGAGGCGGATTTGGCCTCTATGCGTATAACTGGAGTAACGACACCTATAACGGCAACGTAATGGGAGGCGCCTTTGGTTCGCAGGGCCAAGTGACGGACAATACCAGCGGTATTACTCCAGTTGTGATTCTTTCGGGAACAGGAACGAACCTGCCCTATCTTTCGGCCCCAACAACCCCCGACGCATTCAATGGTCAAGGGGTCAATTATGTCCAATACGATCAGCCGGTAGGTGGCTCCTATCAATGGAACCTCCAACTGCAGCGGCAGTTGAATAACGACACCGTGGCTTCTCTCGCCTACGTGGCAAGCTACGGTCACGACCTACCCTTTCCAGTCGACATCAATCAGGTCCCGGAGGGCAGGCTCTCAAGCAGCGATCAACAATTCCGGCCCTACCCACAATTTGGATCGATCTCTGCAACGGGCACCGTGCCTCACGAACACGCGAGCTCAAACTACAATTCGCTGCAAGCTGCCATCGAGAAGCGTTTCTCACATGGACTTAACTTCAATTTCAATTATGTTTGGTCGCACTTCCTGGATGATATGGACTCTTCGGGTTGGGGAAGCCATGGAGGCAACGAAACCTGGCAGAATGCTTTCGACACAAAGGCGAACTATGGAAACTCGAACTTTGACATTAGGAACGCGTTCAAAGGGAGTGCCCTGTATCAGTTACCTTTTGGTAAAGGCAGGCAATTCTTGAATAACAATTCGTTCCTGGATGAAATTATCGGAGGATGGCAGGCATCAGGAACGCTCGTTCTTCAGAGTGGCCAACCTTTTACTGCACAGATGGCGAGTGGGACCAACTCATATTCGCTGGCCGGCAGTAACTTTGAATGGTATCCCAACGTGATCGGAAATCCGAAGCTTTCCGGACGTGGAGTCAACCAATGGTTTAACGAAGCGGCATTTGCAGTCCCGGCCTCTGGAACTTTCGGCAACGAGAGACGAAACCAGCTGACTGGACCTGGATTTGCTCTTGTTAACCTGTCCCTTGGCAAGACCTTCGTCATCTGGGAGCAGGTCCACCTGCAGATTCGTGCTGATGCTAATAATGCATTCAACCATGCGAATTTTTCGGAACCCAATATTAATTTGTCTGTTGATCCAAACGGCGCGATTACAACGGGAACGTCGAAAATTACGGGCCTGGCTAATCCTACTCGTGCTCTGCAACTGAGTGGTCGTTTGACCTTCTGA